Proteins encoded together in one Rhizobium bangladeshense window:
- a CDS encoding glucuronosyltransferase, translating to MAEKKLKVLAASSGGGHWEQLMSMRSAFEGCDIIFATTIPGLLSKYEIRDGLVLPDCSRDSITMSIRCFFSAFAIVIRHRPDVIISTGAAPGLFCLLAGKMTGKRTIWIDSVANVEKLSLSGKLAGHIATLWLTQWEHLSRPDGPHYAGAVL from the coding sequence ATGGCTGAGAAAAAACTGAAAGTTCTCGCTGCTTCGTCAGGAGGCGGTCACTGGGAACAGTTGATGTCCATGCGTAGCGCGTTCGAAGGCTGCGATATCATTTTTGCAACGACCATCCCGGGGCTTCTCTCCAAATACGAAATTCGAGACGGGCTGGTCCTTCCCGATTGCAGCCGTGACTCGATAACCATGTCGATCCGGTGCTTTTTCAGCGCCTTCGCCATTGTCATCAGGCACAGGCCCGACGTCATCATTTCCACGGGTGCCGCGCCCGGGCTCTTTTGTCTTCTAGCCGGCAAGATGACAGGCAAACGCACGATCTGGATCGACAGCGTTGCCAATGTCGAGAAACTATCCTTGTCGGGAAAATTGGCAGGCCATATCGCGACGCTCTGGCTCACGCAATGGGAACATCTTTCGCGGCCGGATGGCCCCCATTACGCAGGAGCTGTCCTTTGA
- a CDS encoding O-antigen ligase family protein yields the protein MSFGPTYVRDGDIGLRPSVRARPRHGIKKETLVRLLLTGIFYVALLRATGMWYGYPSNFDDGASVDPLPQKLMLYSLIPLIGFYGILEPNRFLAFFRGIPLLVGIVIFSIVVSFFGSLDFGASVRGAAAVGLLALGPLLFRLRYGNEETLRLLANFAIFSAFANILYTAAFPRFGIMGGSLAGAVKGLFYHKNTMGQFSAICFIVLISHRLPSPRLRYSGLLKTIAIVLTLVLIVVSLSSTAVVMVAIGLATIVGLKMMENIRHSMARAFIVLFLCLLIGFAGSIAYLGVAQAVAEAFGKDLTLSGRSDIWEQVIPLIYDRPIFGYGFATFRQADIVEEYVRLGHTVRSLHNTYLEICLNIGIPGFLCWIAFLLTRIFKKIAAVYRSHQLQTVQAKEVALILLVMIGAMTEAGMMLAPIGLWPVLVSVLPMRTEPVVPPPSRRRLLSKGPGGRRSPRRPQPALGE from the coding sequence ATGAGTTTTGGCCCAACCTATGTTCGAGACGGAGATATCGGCCTGCGGCCGTCCGTCCGTGCGCGGCCACGCCATGGCATCAAAAAGGAGACGCTCGTCCGCCTGCTCCTGACGGGCATTTTCTACGTCGCCCTGCTGCGGGCAACCGGCATGTGGTATGGTTATCCATCGAATTTCGATGACGGGGCAAGCGTTGATCCGCTGCCGCAGAAGCTGATGCTCTATTCGCTGATCCCGTTGATCGGCTTCTATGGCATCCTTGAGCCAAACCGCTTCCTCGCCTTTTTCCGCGGCATTCCGCTGCTCGTCGGTATCGTCATCTTTTCGATCGTGGTGTCGTTCTTCGGCTCGCTCGATTTCGGCGCATCTGTGCGCGGTGCCGCGGCCGTCGGTCTGCTTGCGCTTGGCCCCCTGCTCTTTCGACTGCGCTACGGCAACGAGGAAACCTTGCGTCTCCTCGCCAACTTTGCCATTTTCTCGGCCTTCGCAAACATCCTTTACACCGCTGCTTTCCCGCGTTTCGGCATCATGGGCGGTTCGCTGGCGGGGGCGGTGAAGGGACTGTTTTATCACAAAAATACAATGGGGCAGTTCAGTGCGATCTGTTTTATCGTGCTGATTTCCCATCGGCTGCCCTCCCCCCGGCTTCGCTACAGCGGCTTGCTGAAAACCATCGCAATCGTGCTGACCCTCGTCCTTATCGTGGTCTCCTTGTCGTCGACCGCGGTCGTCATGGTGGCGATCGGTCTTGCAACGATCGTCGGCCTGAAGATGATGGAGAATATCAGGCACAGCATGGCCCGCGCTTTCATCGTCTTATTCCTCTGCCTCCTGATCGGCTTCGCCGGCTCGATCGCCTATCTCGGCGTCGCACAGGCCGTCGCCGAGGCGTTCGGAAAGGACCTGACCCTATCGGGCCGATCCGATATCTGGGAGCAGGTAATCCCACTGATCTATGATCGGCCGATCTTCGGCTATGGCTTCGCCACATTCCGACAGGCGGACATTGTCGAGGAATATGTCCGTCTGGGACACACCGTGCGCTCCCTGCACAACACATATCTCGAGATTTGCCTCAACATCGGTATTCCGGGCTTCCTTTGCTGGATCGCCTTCCTGCTGACGCGAATTTTCAAGAAGATAGCCGCAGTCTACAGGAGCCATCAGCTTCAGACCGTTCAGGCCAAAGAGGTTGCGCTGATCCTGCTCGTCATGATCGGCGCGATGACCGAAGCGGGAATGATGCTTGCACCGATCGGTCTGTGGCCGGTCCTCGTCTCTGTCTTACCGATGAGAACGGAACCTGTTGTCCCCCCGCCAAGTCGGCGGCGGCTTCTTTCAAAGGGACCGGGCGGGCGGCGCAGCCCCCGTCGTCCACAACCCGCTTTAGGAGAATAG
- a CDS encoding glycosyltransferase → MILVTVGTQLPFDRLVKAVDTFAKDLTRPVLAQIGKGTYTPQNMKWIKNIEPADFDGIFRDASVIVSHAGIGTVLTAKRFGKPIILVPRKAALGEHRNDHQLATVSQLVGRPGIYVAQSDEELKDYLLQDLDSPSHEDASDTSRTSLVNYLKGYLAAG, encoded by the coding sequence TTGATCCTCGTCACCGTCGGAACGCAGCTGCCGTTTGATCGCCTCGTCAAGGCCGTCGACACCTTCGCCAAGGACCTGACCAGACCGGTTCTGGCGCAGATCGGCAAGGGCACCTACACACCACAGAACATGAAATGGATCAAGAATATCGAGCCCGCGGATTTCGACGGGATCTTTCGCGATGCGAGTGTCATCGTCTCCCACGCAGGAATCGGCACCGTCCTCACGGCCAAACGCTTCGGCAAACCGATCATTCTGGTCCCGCGGAAGGCAGCCCTTGGCGAGCACCGAAATGACCACCAGCTTGCCACCGTCAGCCAGCTCGTCGGCCGGCCCGGCATCTATGTCGCCCAGAGCGATGAGGAACTCAAAGATTATCTTCTCCAGGACCTGGACAGCCCCTCTCATGAAGACGCGTCCGATACCAGCCGGACGTCGCTGGTCAACTATTTGAAGGGTTATCTCGCGGCAGGTTGA
- a CDS encoding glycosyltransferase — MSKVKVTILFSTYNGEKTLPTMLDALCASTLPKEVWKIVAVDNNSSDNTAAVLNSYKERLPLEVYFEPKQGKQHALTLGFRHLEGELVILTDDDVIPAPDWIEQFLALADEQPQFAIFGGLITPEWEEKPAPWLMQYGHLGILYALNDDLPEGPISAALISGPNSAFRRSILGPGYIVHDGLGPDATVAQFPMGEDTAFALRLEKNGARAFHSRHPRVRHIVRQGYLDEGWVLRRGERYGMGLVIVRPDLFESKTKIAGLPVGSALRWLLMAPASVAVKRFPLSGVRFRLLWAQSVRQGILRQFLKQRSATNKTIYSQVSTK; from the coding sequence ATGAGCAAAGTCAAGGTTACAATACTTTTCTCGACTTATAACGGAGAGAAGACTCTGCCAACGATGCTTGACGCACTCTGCGCCTCCACCCTGCCGAAAGAAGTATGGAAAATCGTTGCGGTCGACAACAACAGCAGCGACAACACTGCAGCAGTCCTGAATTCCTATAAGGAGCGGCTTCCGCTGGAAGTTTACTTTGAGCCAAAACAAGGCAAGCAGCATGCATTGACTTTGGGCTTCCGCCATCTGGAGGGCGAACTCGTCATATTAACCGATGACGACGTCATTCCCGCGCCGGATTGGATCGAGCAGTTTCTTGCCTTGGCAGATGAGCAGCCACAATTCGCCATATTCGGCGGCCTGATCACGCCCGAATGGGAGGAAAAGCCTGCACCGTGGTTGATGCAGTATGGGCATCTGGGAATTCTTTATGCGCTGAACGACGATCTTCCCGAGGGCCCGATTTCGGCCGCGTTGATATCAGGGCCAAATTCGGCCTTCCGCCGCTCGATTTTAGGGCCCGGCTATATCGTACACGACGGTCTCGGTCCGGATGCCACTGTCGCCCAGTTCCCGATGGGTGAGGATACCGCTTTCGCTCTGAGGTTGGAGAAGAATGGCGCCAGGGCTTTTCATTCGCGGCATCCCCGGGTTCGGCACATTGTAAGGCAGGGCTACCTGGATGAAGGCTGGGTTTTGCGGCGCGGCGAGCGCTATGGCATGGGTCTGGTGATCGTTCGACCGGACCTCTTCGAGAGCAAAACGAAAATCGCCGGTCTGCCAGTCGGAAGCGCCCTCAGATGGCTTCTGATGGCGCCGGCCAGCGTCGCCGTCAAGCGTTTCCCCTTAAGCGGCGTTCGCTTCAGATTGCTGTGGGCGCAGTCGGTGAGACAGGGCATCCTGCGCCAATTTCTCAAGCAGCGATCAGCGACGAATAAAACGATCTATTCTCAGGTTAGTACCAAATGA
- a CDS encoding SGNH/GDSL hydrolase family protein, protein MICLQLWRAVPTERRLAWCLVLYLASLILVSMTGKSDAENLPPVKIVAFGTSLTARGGWQPGLQTRLAACLQRPVSVESVAKSGETSTWALTQLDRVLAEQPDIILIELYANDATLHRFVSLAQSRKNIGEILDRLHQRLPRARIILMAMNPFSGLRGLIRPFVDSYILVHQAEAQKRGLEFVDHRPGWERLSPDDLAAAIPDGAHPRPEVASKIIVPELVGHIAGPGCGE, encoded by the coding sequence ATGATATGTTTGCAGCTTTGGCGAGCGGTGCCGACCGAGAGGCGACTGGCATGGTGTCTGGTTCTGTATCTGGCCAGCCTCATATTGGTTTCAATGACTGGGAAGAGTGATGCCGAGAACCTTCCGCCTGTGAAAATCGTGGCTTTCGGAACGTCCCTCACAGCACGCGGGGGATGGCAGCCCGGCCTTCAGACAAGGCTTGCCGCCTGCCTGCAGAGACCTGTAAGTGTCGAGAGCGTTGCAAAGAGCGGCGAGACCTCGACATGGGCTTTGACCCAGCTGGATCGCGTCCTTGCCGAGCAGCCCGATATCATTCTCATCGAACTCTACGCCAATGACGCGACATTGCACCGGTTCGTGTCGCTGGCGCAAAGCCGAAAAAATATTGGCGAGATTCTCGATCGGCTTCATCAACGGCTGCCGCGGGCGCGGATCATCCTCATGGCGATGAATCCGTTTTCAGGATTGCGCGGGCTGATCCGTCCTTTCGTCGACAGCTATATTTTGGTTCATCAGGCGGAGGCACAGAAACGGGGCCTGGAGTTTGTCGACCATAGGCCCGGTTGGGAGCGTCTGTCCCCGGACGATCTCGCCGCCGCGATTCCTGACGGCGCGCATCCGCGGCCCGAAGTCGCCTCGAAAATCATCGTACCCGAACTCGTCGGACACATAGCCGGCCCCGGTTGCGGAGAATGA
- a CDS encoding glycosyltransferase: protein MTDPRISVIFSSFNGASRRLQQMLDSMLDQNLPAEQWELIAVNNNSEDETEQLLDQYAKKLPMIVVNHARPGKSGAMNAALAIARGALIVFTDDDIEADVNWLSSIAACAEANPDYGVIGGRILPNWEHYPHGDPLLDWIPMGSTFAIADEESSGPCDPTKIWGPNTSVRRELLGGNVRFREDIGPLPGGLFAMGEDTEIVSRLSRSGVKTYRCAEAIVHHWIPASSVTEAWVQKRGERLGYGMPALFAEDIPKGVRIGGVPVRTWIESANWAARAALLYPLPRSKKRFWAIWKYYYMRGYRAGLRRYAPAGNHSGRLVQEVVR from the coding sequence ATGACGGATCCAAGAATTAGTGTCATCTTTTCGTCCTTCAACGGCGCTAGTAGACGGCTTCAACAGATGCTGGATTCGATGCTGGACCAAAACCTTCCGGCTGAACAATGGGAACTGATTGCCGTCAACAACAACAGTGAAGACGAAACAGAGCAGCTTCTCGATCAGTATGCCAAGAAGCTTCCGATGATTGTTGTCAATCATGCCCGTCCAGGCAAATCAGGAGCTATGAACGCCGCCCTGGCAATCGCTCGAGGAGCGCTGATCGTTTTTACGGACGACGATATCGAGGCGGATGTGAACTGGTTGAGTTCGATTGCCGCATGTGCAGAGGCGAACCCGGATTATGGCGTTATCGGCGGCCGCATTCTCCCGAATTGGGAGCATTACCCCCATGGAGATCCGCTGCTGGACTGGATTCCCATGGGATCAACCTTCGCTATAGCCGACGAGGAATCCAGTGGCCCATGCGACCCGACAAAAATTTGGGGTCCGAACACGAGCGTGCGTCGTGAACTGCTTGGCGGCAATGTACGATTCCGTGAAGACATCGGTCCGCTTCCAGGAGGTCTTTTCGCAATGGGAGAGGATACCGAAATCGTCAGCCGCCTATCCCGAAGCGGCGTGAAAACATATCGGTGCGCCGAGGCGATTGTTCATCATTGGATTCCAGCCTCCAGCGTGACGGAGGCCTGGGTACAGAAACGCGGGGAACGTCTGGGCTATGGAATGCCGGCGCTCTTTGCCGAGGATATTCCCAAAGGCGTAAGGATCGGGGGCGTGCCCGTGAGAACCTGGATAGAAAGCGCCAACTGGGCGGCTCGGGCAGCTCTTCTTTATCCTTTGCCGCGATCAAAGAAGCGTTTCTGGGCCATCTGGAAGTATTACTACATGCGTGGCTACCGCGCCGGACTTCGCCGATACGCACCGGCAGGAAATCATTCTGGTCGACTGGTGCAGGAGGTCGTGCGGTGA
- a CDS encoding glycosyltransferase family 2 protein, producing the protein MKLSVLINNFNYGQYLRPCIDSVLSQAYADFEVIVVDDGSTDDSREILAAYGERILPVFKENGGQASSFNAGFAAASGDILFLLDADDAFLPGKLARVAEIYDRNEIDWCFDRVTTHEGDQPPAQLQVTLFDKRDTLRKGGFPSLPVPTSGLSFRRELLSQILPMSVAKDVVLSDNYIKFAAAYLGRGAIVETPLTFQRIHASNRYTGTSRAKTLRPRIMIATGLELARRYDGLHALGKSLVAGGIAETTSLLKLRSEARNTVTGGPFGDDAINEVALMAARKRLGNMLRRGQS; encoded by the coding sequence GTGAAATTATCGGTGCTCATCAACAATTTCAATTACGGCCAATATTTGCGCCCATGCATCGACAGCGTCCTGTCGCAGGCCTATGCCGATTTCGAAGTGATCGTCGTCGACGACGGCTCCACCGACGATTCCCGAGAGATCCTTGCCGCCTATGGCGAGCGGATCCTGCCCGTATTTAAGGAAAATGGCGGCCAAGCATCAAGCTTCAATGCAGGTTTTGCGGCCGCAAGCGGCGATATTCTATTTCTCCTCGATGCCGATGATGCGTTTCTGCCGGGCAAACTCGCGCGCGTCGCCGAGATCTACGACCGCAACGAGATCGACTGGTGCTTTGACCGCGTGACGACCCATGAAGGCGACCAGCCTCCAGCTCAGTTGCAGGTGACGCTGTTCGACAAGCGGGACACGTTGCGCAAGGGCGGCTTCCCCTCGCTTCCGGTGCCAACCTCCGGCTTGAGCTTCCGCCGCGAACTGCTGTCCCAGATCCTGCCGATGTCCGTCGCGAAAGACGTCGTCCTCAGCGACAATTACATCAAGTTCGCGGCCGCCTATCTCGGTCGCGGCGCCATCGTCGAAACGCCGCTGACCTTTCAGCGCATTCATGCCTCCAACCGCTATACGGGCACGAGCAGGGCAAAAACCCTTCGCCCGAGGATCATGATCGCGACAGGATTGGAACTGGCACGCCGCTATGATGGGCTGCATGCGCTCGGCAAGAGCCTTGTGGCGGGCGGCATTGCCGAAACGACATCGCTCTTGAAGCTGAGGAGCGAGGCTCGCAACACGGTGACGGGCGGTCCGTTTGGTGATGATGCCATTAACGAAGTGGCCTTGATGGCCGCGCGCAAGCGTTTGGGAAATATGCTGCGGAGAGGACAGTCATGA
- a CDS encoding glycosyltransferase family A protein, producing the protein MNQQDTFPPSSVRSDRQGASPLNIAVGVLTYRRLDGIAKLLDVMTRQTRDPARPYHLTMVIVDNDAAGSARATVEDFGQTGAYDLIYVVEPNQGIPFARNRALDSAPAGTDLFCFLDDDEWPVDGWLDAMLETREKNRADCVYGPVQPVYPENPPEYFIKARVFERKKNKDGQRISYAASNNVMFDYPLIRSWNLRFEEKMRFTGGTDYLFFNQAIRRGMQVFWADKALVYDIVPASRMTWKWVLQRQYRLGNTFAVSEVLHGNLKRRLYRAAYGATRVMLGLAMLPAIVISPYWGMRALTHVLRGAGMVNGILGHAYQEYKPNAAL; encoded by the coding sequence ATGAACCAGCAAGACACCTTTCCACCTTCATCGGTCAGATCTGATCGGCAAGGCGCCTCACCGTTGAACATCGCCGTCGGCGTGCTGACCTATCGGCGGCTGGACGGGATCGCCAAGCTGCTCGACGTGATGACACGCCAGACCAGGGATCCGGCCCGTCCCTACCATCTGACGATGGTGATCGTCGATAATGATGCCGCCGGCAGCGCAAGAGCCACCGTCGAGGACTTTGGCCAGACGGGCGCCTATGATCTGATCTATGTCGTCGAGCCGAACCAGGGCATACCCTTTGCACGCAATCGCGCGCTCGATTCAGCCCCTGCCGGCACCGACCTCTTCTGCTTTCTCGATGATGACGAATGGCCCGTCGATGGCTGGCTCGATGCGATGCTGGAGACGCGGGAGAAAAACCGCGCCGATTGCGTCTACGGGCCGGTCCAGCCGGTCTATCCCGAAAACCCGCCGGAATATTTCATCAAGGCAAGGGTTTTCGAGCGCAAGAAGAACAAGGATGGTCAGCGCATTTCCTATGCGGCTTCGAACAACGTCATGTTCGATTATCCCCTCATCCGCTCGTGGAATCTGCGCTTCGAAGAGAAGATGCGCTTCACCGGGGGCACTGACTATCTCTTCTTCAACCAGGCGATTCGCCGTGGCATGCAGGTTTTCTGGGCTGACAAGGCGCTCGTCTATGATATCGTTCCCGCCAGCCGAATGACTTGGAAGTGGGTGTTGCAGCGGCAATACCGGCTCGGCAATACTTTCGCCGTCAGCGAGGTCCTGCACGGCAACCTCAAGCGCCGGCTCTATCGTGCGGCCTATGGCGCCACGAGAGTGATGCTTGGGCTGGCCATGCTGCCGGCGATCGTGATTTCACCCTATTGGGGCATGCGAGCACTCACCCATGTCCTGCGTGGCGCAGGCATGGTCAACGGGATCCTCGGACATGCATACCAGGAATACAAACCCAATGCCGCCCTCTGA
- a CDS encoding glycosyltransferase produces MANLLVSVLFSSYNGASRRLRHTLDSLVRQELPHDQWELIAVDNNSNDDTFDLLKSYSDKLPITILQQHKPGKSGALNMALDLVKGDLIVLTDDDVRAEPNWLKAIVDCAAAHPSYGVFGGRIVPEWEKEPKDQFIQWIPMGSTFAIVDETQSGPCDPTKVWGPNTIVRRELLGTSVRYREDIGPLPGKIFAMGEDAEIIIRLAANGAKSYRCAEAVVHHWIPASSVTEDWVQKRGERLGYGMPALFPDEVPGGVRLSGVPLPTWIESAQWAFRAAVLYLLPQSKKRFWAIWKYYYMRGYRAGIRRYVPETMAQ; encoded by the coding sequence ATGGCGAATCTTCTCGTCAGCGTGCTCTTTTCATCTTACAACGGCGCCAGCCGTCGGCTGCGCCATACTTTGGACTCCCTGGTACGCCAGGAGCTTCCCCATGATCAGTGGGAACTGATTGCTGTCGACAACAACAGCAATGACGACACGTTTGATCTTTTGAAATCCTACAGCGACAAGCTTCCCATCACCATCCTGCAGCAGCACAAGCCGGGAAAGTCCGGCGCGCTGAATATGGCCCTGGATCTCGTGAAGGGGGATCTCATCGTCTTGACGGATGACGATGTTCGCGCCGAACCGAACTGGCTGAAAGCGATCGTCGACTGCGCCGCAGCCCATCCGAGTTATGGCGTCTTCGGCGGCAGAATCGTCCCTGAATGGGAGAAAGAGCCAAAAGATCAGTTCATCCAGTGGATTCCGATGGGATCCACCTTTGCGATCGTCGATGAAACCCAAAGCGGACCGTGTGATCCGACAAAGGTCTGGGGGCCGAACACCATCGTCAGACGCGAACTGCTCGGAACAAGCGTGCGTTACCGCGAAGATATCGGGCCTCTTCCCGGGAAGATTTTTGCCATGGGTGAAGATGCGGAAATCATCATTCGCCTGGCGGCCAATGGCGCCAAATCCTATCGATGCGCCGAGGCCGTGGTCCATCACTGGATTCCGGCGTCGAGCGTAACGGAAGATTGGGTACAGAAAAGAGGCGAGCGGCTTGGCTACGGCATGCCGGCGCTCTTTCCCGACGAGGTGCCCGGGGGGGTGAGGTTAAGCGGGGTTCCGCTTCCGACCTGGATCGAAAGCGCGCAATGGGCTTTCCGAGCAGCAGTGCTTTATCTCCTGCCGCAATCGAAGAAGCGCTTCTGGGCAATCTGGAAATATTATTACATGCGCGGCTATCGCGCCGGAATTCGTCGATACGTGCCTGAGACGATGGCACAGTGA
- a CDS encoding acyltransferase family protein has translation MTSAPMAVPESKRAAVSVEREKLLDIERGKGLGILLVVYGHLVMQGTLGEQAWYQATKSAIYTFHMPFFMYLSGFVFFFTGAHNALDRNFSQFFAKRFDRLLIPFIVMCLINVFGKQIAETFVHVDDGVSGFWQGPWAVISNSPNNPTISIWYLLVLFVYSVLTPILWRLSSRQIGILFLFSLAIFFIPASERFYVARILSYFVFFAAGMLSCKYSEYALNIFSRYIILWLVVFAAALYIGRSFPYWLLLCGAASIPFLHALVKLPIFENDKILLWFGQNSMVIYLFNTIFIGIAKGIYVKILPYHGPWFAFMVVILMLAGTLLPILAKLALQAVPMAGPIYKYVR, from the coding sequence ATGACCAGCGCCCCAATGGCCGTGCCCGAATCGAAAAGAGCCGCGGTCAGCGTTGAACGCGAAAAACTGCTGGATATCGAACGCGGCAAAGGCCTCGGCATCCTTCTGGTCGTCTACGGCCACCTTGTCATGCAAGGTACGCTTGGTGAGCAGGCATGGTACCAGGCGACGAAATCCGCGATCTACACCTTCCACATGCCGTTCTTCATGTATCTCAGTGGCTTCGTGTTCTTTTTCACAGGCGCGCATAATGCTCTTGATCGCAACTTCAGCCAGTTCTTCGCCAAGAGATTTGATCGGCTGCTGATCCCCTTTATCGTCATGTGCCTGATCAATGTCTTCGGCAAGCAGATCGCCGAGACGTTCGTTCACGTCGATGACGGCGTCAGCGGCTTTTGGCAGGGGCCATGGGCGGTGATTTCGAACAGCCCGAACAACCCGACCATTTCGATCTGGTATCTCCTCGTGCTTTTCGTCTATTCGGTGCTGACACCGATCCTGTGGCGGCTGAGCAGCCGGCAGATCGGCATTCTTTTCCTTTTCTCGCTGGCGATCTTTTTCATCCCCGCCTCGGAGAGGTTTTATGTCGCGCGAATTCTGAGCTATTTCGTATTCTTCGCCGCTGGAATGCTGAGCTGCAAATATTCCGAATACGCTCTCAACATATTCTCCAGATATATCATCCTCTGGCTAGTTGTTTTCGCAGCCGCACTTTATATCGGCCGGAGCTTCCCCTATTGGCTTCTTTTGTGCGGAGCGGCGTCAATTCCGTTTCTGCATGCTCTCGTCAAATTGCCGATTTTCGAAAACGACAAGATCCTCCTTTGGTTCGGTCAAAATTCGATGGTGATCTACCTTTTCAATACGATCTTCATTGGAATAGCCAAGGGTATCTATGTGAAGATCCTGCCATATCACGGTCCGTGGTTTGCTTTTATGGTCGTTATATTGATGCTTGCCGGGACGTTATTGCCGATTCTTGCCAAGTTGGCGCTTCAGGCAGTACCGATGGCGGGGCCGATTTATAAGTATGTCAGGTGA